DNA sequence from the Coregonus clupeaformis isolate EN_2021a chromosome 30, ASM2061545v1, whole genome shotgun sequence genome:
TTTGTGCACTAAATATGTCCACGTGAGTTTGTTTTATCAAAACTTTCTCCCCCTCAAGAATTATTTGAACAAGATTCAGATACATCACTGTACACAAGTTTGAATGTTCAATATCTACGCCTACTGTAAATGCTAACCATAATAACCACTGTAACCCTAGATAACCAGAAGTTCTCAACAGAATGTGGGAAAACTGATATTGGACAATAGAGCCCACCAGGCCAGGTATGATTCTCCAGCTGTCTCTGTGTTCCAGATTGATAACAATACTAAAGAAGATTAAAAGACAGAGCCAAGAGGGACAGATGAAGAAAGAGGGTACCAACAAGTGTGTTCAGTAGGCACAGTATAGGATCAAATAAATGTTCTCCCATTTGTGTCAGCTGAATGATGAATCTAAGAATGTTGATTGTATTGCATTGCCTGTGTCCCCCTGAACCCATTTCTATGGGTCTTCCAATGGAAGGAACTTCTCCGGTATACTTTCCTGCGGAGCTGAGAGTGTTATGACAACCCTTACAAAACGAACAATGACCTCACAATTGGCAGGGCTGCAGCACAGGAATGTTGACCATGAGAAGGCTGGAGGCTTTGGCAGACCATGAACAAGCACAGAGAAGACTGgatctgcacgcacacacacacacaacagcatagTCACAATACTGTCAAGTGGTAAATCCCAAAAAATATGACTATTATAACAGATTTACTACCATTTATTTCTAAACACAAAAACACCAAGAAACCTGGAATTAAATGCAACTACCAGAAGTTACTCGCTTGTTAACATCATGAGTACAATCCATTCAACCTAATCTCTGCATTTTCAAATTAGTAAAACAGATGGGAAGTTTACCACAGTGGTAAGGCTTGATCAGTTCTGAATACCAGTCCATCTAGTGCTTAGTCCATGATTCCACAGCATCCTCTTCTTACACCATCAGGGCACTGTGACCCCAAGTACCCATAGTTCCTAAGGCCTCTGTCTTGGAGATACTTCCACTTTTTTGACAGGAAGCTGTTATGCAGTTCTTAGTGACGTAGCCTCTCCGTTCTTATGTCCGTCCCTTGAAGGTGTCCATGCAGGTGTAGCACCCTGTGAAGCGCTGGATCTCCTCCAGAGCCGCCTGAGGCAGGAAGCTGTTGGAGATGGGAATGGAGCATGTTAGTGTAACAGAAGTAGTTCAGTGAACTTACATGATCATTAACCTTGTCTGAGACCTGAATTAGCACCGTAAACTAATCCCTACGGCTAAGAGTGTCCGGTTCTCAGAAGACCTGTTGTCACAGCCTCATCCATCTAACCCAGTACACTACTTTGGTGTCATGACTGAGATTGGGTCCCCCTACCTCTTGAGAATAACGAGAGCGTGCATGGTCCAAGGTAAGTAGACGAACGAGGTGTTGGTCCGGACTGCGTCCACCGTCCGCTGGGCCACCAGCTCAGGATTTAGCGGGGGAAAGAGCTGAGGGAACCTGGGCGATGAACACAACACTTTACCTTCACTCGTATTTAGCCATGCAAGACATATTGTGAACTGTGTCTTGGTGAATTCTTATCACAAAATAGATACTGAACTTATTCCTCCAGCCATTGATGTGTGAATGGGAATGGTTATTCCATCTATTGTTTTCTTATGGAACCTCTATCTGAGCCCATGTGTCATTTATGTGAGCTGACTGACTATATACTGGTTGACCCATAGCAAAACTAGAGTGCCATGTATAGTAGACCCAACATACGGTAGACCCAACGTATGGTAGACCCATGGTGGTCCCACTCACCTGACTCTCATGCCCTGGAACATGTCAGTGTTGGTGTGGAAGGGGAGCATGGTGGTGCAGCCCACCCCAGGGCAGTCCAGCAGGCCCAGGGTGAGGCTCTCCATGAACGCCAGGGACGAGGCCTTGGAGGTGCAGTAATCTATGGCCCCCGGGATGGAGGACAGGGACAGGATGGAGTTGATACACACCACGTGGCCATGGCAAAGCTCCAGCATGCGGGGTAGGAAAGCTTTGGTGgtctagagaaagagagagactaacATTTAAATAAGGAAATAATCTCTGAAAAATGTtatcctgtgtgctacctatatccccccactagaatccccatactttaataaAGACAGCTTCTctatcctagagggggagatcaatcatttccagacccaggaacatgtactagtctgtggcgacacAAAACGCCAGAAACTGACACCTCAGCACACGGGGGaaaaacacctacctggaggtgacagcattcccgcCCCAACATGCCCCCCTAGACAACTACGACAAAACCACGTCATAACTCCTGCAGCTATGTcacacgctgggtctgtacatattCAATAGTAGGCTTtgaggggactcctacggtagcACCACCTATAGCTCAGttcttggcagcagtactgtagactactttatcactgacctcaacccagagtctctcagagcgttcagtcagcccactgacacccctatcagatcacagcaaaatcacaacctacttgaacagagcaatactcaaatcatgaggcatcaaagccaaacaaACTGCAcactattaagaaatgctatataTGGAAGAAGGGTAGTgcagaaacctaccaaaaaacaattagccAACAACCAATTAAATcacttttagacaacttcctggagaAAGCAtgagcctacaccttcactatggtgaaacaaacaatacagaaatacaccaaGAAAAAAGAAAGACAGCACGTCAGacatcagctcaatgtaattgaagaatctaaacacttctgggaaaattggaacacactataCAAACATGAAgtgctatctatccaaaatggagatgtatggataaaccacttctccaatctttttggcctttaataaagaacaaacagcaaaaacatatacatgatcaataaAAAAAATCTTAGTCCGCTCTTAAAGAttcattgaatgaactacaggacaaaatacaaacccttcaacccaaaaggcctgtggtgttgatggtatcctaaattaaatgataaaatataaagaccacaaatttcaattgacaatacttaaactctttaacatcattctcagctctggcatcttccccattacttggaaccaaggactgatcaccccaatccacaaaagtggagacaaattcaaccccaataactaccgtgggatatgcatcaacagcaaccttgggaagaTCCTCTGCATGATTATTAACAGCAGtcctacatttcctcagtgaaaacaatgtcccGAGCAAATAtcaaaattggctttttaccaaattactgtacgacagaccacggattcaccctgcacaccctaattgacaaacaaaccaaacaaaagcaaagtcttcatgctttgttgattttaaAAAAGCTTGACTAAATTTGGCATGAGTGTCTGCTATATAAATGATGGAAAGCAGTTTTGGGGGGGAAACAACATtacaaaatccatgtacacaaacaagtgtgcggttaaaataggCAGAAACAGATTTTTTCCCCTCAGGGccggggggtgagacagggatgcagcttgaacCCAACCCTCTTCAACGTTTATAGCAACAAATTGGTGAGGGATCTAGAACAGTCTgaagcacccggcctcaccctactagactgaagtcaaatgtttactgtttgcAGATGATCTGGGGCTTCTGTCCCctaccaaggagggcctacagcagcaactAAATATTATTCACAGTCTATCAGTCTTGGGTCCTGACAgttaatctcagtaagacaaaaataatggtgttccaaaaaatgtccagttgccaggaccacaaatacagaTTCCActtagacactgttgccctaaaGCATACAACTATACCTACCCTCTATGTATGAGGTCAACtcaccaataattcacaaaataggacaaacaccaaattgagccTCTGCAtgaagaattctgcaaaaacatcagtgtacaacataaaacaccaaataatgcatgcagagcagaattaggtagattcccgctaattatcaaaatccagaaaacagcAATAGAATTTTACAACCACCTAGATAGAAGCGATTctaaccttccataacaaagccctcacctacagagagatgaacctggagaagagtgcACTCAGCCAGCTTGTCCTGGGACTCTgttcaaacacaaacagaccccacagagccccaggacagcaacacagctagacccaaccaaattatgagaaaacaaaaacattacttgacacattggaaagaataaacaaaaaaacaagcaaactggaatgttatttggccctaaacagagcctacacagtagcagaatacctgaccactgtgactgatccaaaattaagaaaagctttgactatgtacagactccgtGAGCATGGTCTTGCTATCGAGAAAAGTCACCATAGCCGGTCTTCTCgaaagccaggtctgcctatgtgcccacaaaatgaggtggaagtCGAGCTGCACTTTCTCACgccctgccaaatgtatgaccatagcAGAAACATAttttcctcagattacacagacccacaaataatttgaaaGCAAATCCAATCTTGATAAACTTCCATATAttttaggtgaaataccacagtgccacaaaagcagcaagatgtgtgacccgttgccacaaaaaaaaaaaaaaaggggcaaccagtggaacacaaacaccattgtaaatacaacctatatttatctgtttatttatttttccctttcatacttcaactatttgcacattgttacaacactgtacatacccaataatataacatttgaaatgtttatATTCTTTTAACTTTTgtgagtaatgtttactgttcatttctgattgtttatttccctttagTTTATCGTCTATTTCACTaggctttggcaatgtaaacatacgtttcccatgccaataacggCCATTGAattggagagagcgagagcgagcgaaaCGTGACAGTCTGCACATTGTTCTGCTCCACTCAGTACTATTCCCTAGCTGTTCCTTCACTCTTCTCTCAATCTAGGTTCCCTCTTTACTTCCTGGAATTCACAACATTAACAGAGAGGTTGCAGCACTCCGAGAGAAGGGGAACCAAACCTGTTCCACATCCCATCAGTGTAGATCAGAGGACAAACGCCAACATAATGTAAGATCCCTTTATTAAGAGCGTGTCAGCCAGCACTCTTTTGCCAGCGTTTTACCTTAGATCCAATGATTCAGTAGTTAGAGTAAAATATAATTTCTCCCCTTCACATGTGGGATCAATACATGTTGAAAGATGACCCTAACATTTCCAATACTGAGCCTCGGAACTGAAACAAATAAAAATTCATACAATGCTTCAAAATATAATACAAGCCATAGTGAATGAGCACTTTCCTGAATAATTATCTAAAGTACATATTTTTCAACACTCACCCAGAACTGTCCCAGCGTGTTGATGTGTTGAGTCTTCATCAGAGCATCATCGTCACTGTCCAGCAGACTTCTCCCATGAACCACTGCTGCGTTATTCACCAGAATGGTGACGTCGCCCACCTAAGAGACAAAAATAAACATCTTCTTTAGATGTAAAACCCAAATCTCTTGTTTTATGccaaaagtaagcatttcactgttagtctacaatggctgtttacgaagcatgtgacaaataacattttatttgatcacTTTGTTTTGCCTTGGTATAATTGAAAGGATGTTAAGTGAGCGATAATTATGTCATGTTAATCCTTGTCTTATCTTAAGGCTTGAGTTAAgctcagtggtgtagtggagggtatatgcAGGTATATGCCATATACGTTTATTGCGTAttctcacttcttaatccccacgaTGTACATCAAAGTAGCCTTGTGTATTGGAGGTATATGCTGTATCAATGAATAtggctgatggaacagatcatAATGTTTACCATAAAAattttgataaactattatttcttcacattttaggcGCAGCAATGTGAAAAACGGTGGTAGGCCTACgcacaaatgttccaaaatgcaatttgcgggAAGTTCTAAAATGCACACGCAAGCGTTTTaaatggacagagatggaaatagCCGTTACACATTTAGAAAgaggagatctaaagatgcaacaactatcatgggttgctaatatgactaggataatgccttcggctgctagacaatgaaagaaagttgaaagaaccaatagaacaggagaacacatgaagtctt
Encoded proteins:
- the LOC121545517 gene encoding short-chain dehydrogenase/reductase 3-like isoform X1, which produces MDLNNLGNAVLFTFHIIFYILKACLGLLLPSRRKDLRGEVVLITGGGRGIGRHLGKEFAKHGAKKLILWGRTERCLMETCEEISLTTGAECHYFLCDVANREDVYKQAKVVREKVGDVTILVNNAAVVHGRSLLDSDDDALMKTQHINTLGQFWTTKAFLPRMLELCHGHVVCINSILSLSSIPGAIDYCTSKASSLAFMESLTLGLLDCPGVGCTTMLPFHTNTDMFQGMRVRFPQLFPPLNPELVAQRTVDAVRTNTSFVYLPWTMHALVILKSFLPQAALEEIQRFTGCYTCMDTFKGRT
- the LOC121545517 gene encoding short-chain dehydrogenase/reductase 3-like isoform X2 — translated: METCEEISLTTGAECHYFLCDVANREDVYKQAKVVREKVGDVTILVNNAAVVHGRSLLDSDDDALMKTQHINTLGQFWTTKAFLPRMLELCHGHVVCINSILSLSSIPGAIDYCTSKASSLAFMESLTLGLLDCPGVGCTTMLPFHTNTDMFQGMRVRFPQLFPPLNPELVAQRTVDAVRTNTSFVYLPWTMHALVILKSFLPQAALEEIQRFTGCYTCMDTFKGRT